In the Brevundimonas mediterranea genome, AATGTCGCGCCCGAGGCCATGGTCGCCCTGCACAATGCGGCGGCGGCCGGCGACTACGCCACCGCCCGCGACTGGCAGAATCGACTGATCGGCCTGTGCAAGGCGCTGTTCCTCGACAATTCTCCGGCTCCGACCAAATACGCCCTGGCCCGGTTGGGCCTGTGCAGCGAGGAGGCGCGGCTGCCGTTGTCGCCGACGTCGGAAGGGGTCAAGCCGCTGATCGACCGCGCCATGGCGGATGCGGGCGTCGTCTGATGGCGCCGCAGCCGCAGTCGAAGTCCAAGGTCATCGCCGAGAACCGCCGCGCGCGGTTCGACTATTTCCTTGAGGACAATATCGAGGCGGGTATTCAACTGCTCGGCACCGAGATCAAGGCGCTGCGGGACGGACGGGCCAATATCGCCGAAAGCTATGCGGCGGTGGAGGGGCGCGAGATCGTCCTGATCAACGCCGACATCCCGCCGTACAAGCAGGCGAACCGCTTCAATCACGAGCCGCGCCGACCACGCAAACTGCTGCTGCACAGAAAGCAGATCGACCGGTTGATCGGGGCGGTGCAGCGCGACGGTCAGACGATCATTCCGCTGAAGCTGTATCTGAACGACGCGGGCAAGGCGAAGCTGGAGATCGCCCTGGCCAAGGGCAAGAAGCTGCACGACAAGCGCGAAGCCTCGGCCGAACGAGACTGGCAGCGCGACAAGGCCCGTCTGATGCGCGACAAGGGCTGAGGCCCGAGCACTACCCCAGCGGCCGGGCGTCCGTGACCCCCGGCAGATCGGCGAAACCATAGCCGCCCGCGCCTCCGGTCCCTGTGGACGGATGGAAAAGGCCGCCTGTG is a window encoding:
- the smpB gene encoding SsrA-binding protein SmpB, translated to MAPQPQSKSKVIAENRRARFDYFLEDNIEAGIQLLGTEIKALRDGRANIAESYAAVEGREIVLINADIPPYKQANRFNHEPRRPRKLLLHRKQIDRLIGAVQRDGQTIIPLKLYLNDAGKAKLEIALAKGKKLHDKREASAERDWQRDKARLMRDKG